Proteins found in one Candidatus Poribacteria bacterium genomic segment:
- a CDS encoding YkgJ family cysteine cluster protein → MKAYYELLGEIERDVKRLREASGGVPCPSTCFACCHNTATMAISEVEARDLKLGLDALPEQLRAHIRAKAERSIKKLEAHGYNVETIMPDTGMEAVSVVRGKPEGECPMLIGGVCSVYEHRPVICRVWGYPIHNGNDLACCHKTFLGKRDRYRPLNYNHYWKTCQTLSTELGATQKTPNCYLVSQLLSESKA, encoded by the coding sequence ATGAAGGCGTATTATGAACTGCTCGGTGAGATTGAGCGTGATGTGAAACGCTTACGCGAAGCATCGGGAGGTGTGCCGTGTCCATCTACCTGTTTCGCCTGCTGCCATAACACGGCGACAATGGCGATCAGTGAGGTTGAAGCGCGAGATTTAAAGTTAGGATTGGATGCGCTTCCAGAGCAACTCCGTGCGCATATCCGCGCAAAAGCAGAACGCAGCATCAAAAAATTGGAGGCACACGGCTACAACGTTGAAACCATCATGCCCGATACCGGTATGGAAGCTGTTAGCGTGGTACGCGGTAAGCCCGAAGGTGAGTGTCCTATGCTCATCGGTGGCGTCTGTTCTGTTTACGAACATCGTCCCGTCATCTGCCGCGTCTGGGGATACCCAATTCATAACGGCAATGATTTAGCCTGCTGCCACAAAACTTTTCTCGGCAAGCGCGATCGCTACCGTCCCCTCAATTATAACCACTATTGGAAGACCTGTCAAACCCTTAGTACCGAATTGGGTGCCACGCAAAAAACGCCGAACTGTTATCTTGTTTCTCAACTACTATCGGAGTCAAAAGCCTGA
- the recJ gene encoding single-stranded-DNA-specific exonuclease RecJ has protein sequence MKKPTRKKWRFSNSDLDSSLALASEAGVSPFAAQLLINRGIKTAAEARAYLYPTFDELHSPFQLADMDKAVERIHTAISRGEKICVYGDYDTDGTTATALLLNTFRQMDVPANYYIPSRFDEGYGLSEDAIKKIHEKNDAKLIITVDCGITSVKEVALANQLGMDVIVTDHHQPEQEQPPAHALISPKIPGNEYPYKELAGVGLAFKLAQGLIDDRRFLESLLDLVALGTVVDMASLTGENRILSRLGLAELDKRERPGIHALCEAAGHKIDTPLDGYALSFKLGPRINAAGRMDTAHKVVELLTTDAEDVATRIASELNQANQKRQDLEKHIQDQAAALIEKEVDDDTVGIVVASDKWDEKAQGVVGIVAARLMQTYYKPAIVLAINGDEATGSGRCIAGMNLADSLVACTALLVKHGGHAAAAGLTIKTRNIPKFKDAFNEFASKHLTAEALQPKLDLEFETHLSLLTLDTLKELEQFEPFGQENPTPLFGKRGVKVADGTPRTMGQDGSHLKMFVNDGGVRHCAIAWGAGDQIVTFNRPNVSLDVAFSPQINEWQGTRSVQLILKDWEVHAEGRDMNWDVFPRLNDASSLKLVDRRNTKKKDYLLKLLEREESCIIYVQDEEMLDALLTRLLPESIEGIARHDKATSREEEAALLKQLEVGELRTIASSSRLLSREAYPFVKHIVFCHLTPSPDLFFMRCAPIFATEETSYLHLIYGDADGAEMQNWIAKQYPEKAELQQLYGGIRKVIQSNGAEGYAEAAMLNGTFGAPATVETGLTIFEELEFIERYAESGHRLVKLRPAQKSDLSRSPTYLRGQWIKQTSPSFVEFQLKENIESMWERIEHEYQIANKPDSGI, from the coding sequence ATGAAAAAGCCCACCCGCAAAAAGTGGCGGTTTAGCAATTCAGATCTTGACAGCAGTTTGGCGTTGGCATCCGAAGCGGGTGTCTCGCCGTTCGCTGCACAGCTGCTGATCAATCGAGGGATAAAAACCGCTGCCGAAGCGCGAGCCTATCTCTATCCGACTTTTGATGAACTCCACTCTCCTTTTCAATTAGCCGATATGGACAAAGCCGTGGAACGGATACACACGGCGATCTCACGCGGTGAGAAAATCTGTGTCTATGGCGATTATGATACCGACGGCACCACCGCTACTGCGCTATTGCTTAATACGTTCCGTCAGATGGATGTTCCCGCCAACTACTATATCCCGAGCCGGTTTGATGAAGGCTACGGTCTCAGCGAAGACGCGATAAAAAAAATTCACGAGAAAAACGATGCAAAGTTGATAATCACTGTAGACTGTGGTATCACGTCGGTTAAGGAGGTCGCGTTAGCCAATCAACTCGGTATGGATGTTATTGTCACCGACCACCACCAACCAGAGCAGGAACAACCACCAGCACACGCGCTCATTTCACCTAAGATTCCGGGCAATGAATACCCCTACAAAGAACTCGCGGGTGTCGGTTTAGCCTTCAAATTGGCGCAGGGGTTGATAGACGATAGAAGGTTTCTTGAATCACTCTTGGATCTGGTCGCATTGGGCACTGTCGTAGACATGGCATCGCTCACTGGAGAGAATCGCATTTTGAGTCGTTTAGGATTGGCGGAACTTGATAAACGGGAACGTCCTGGCATTCATGCTTTATGCGAAGCAGCGGGTCATAAAATTGATACGCCACTTGATGGATACGCACTCTCTTTTAAATTGGGGCCCCGTATCAACGCAGCGGGAAGAATGGATACCGCCCACAAAGTGGTTGAACTACTTACGACCGACGCTGAGGATGTTGCAACCCGGATCGCTTCTGAACTCAATCAGGCAAATCAGAAGCGACAAGATTTGGAAAAACACATCCAAGATCAAGCAGCGGCGCTAATTGAAAAAGAGGTTGATGATGACACCGTAGGCATTGTTGTTGCCAGTGATAAGTGGGACGAAAAGGCACAAGGTGTCGTCGGCATCGTCGCCGCACGTTTGATGCAAACTTACTATAAGCCTGCCATTGTCCTTGCAATTAACGGTGATGAAGCGACTGGATCGGGACGCTGTATTGCAGGCATGAACCTCGCTGATAGCCTTGTCGCCTGCACAGCGTTACTCGTGAAACACGGCGGACACGCAGCCGCCGCTGGGTTAACGATCAAAACCAGAAATATCCCCAAATTCAAGGATGCTTTCAACGAATTCGCTTCTAAACATCTGACAGCGGAGGCACTCCAACCGAAGCTGGACCTCGAATTTGAAACGCACCTCTCACTCCTAACGTTAGACACCCTAAAGGAACTTGAGCAGTTTGAACCCTTCGGGCAGGAGAATCCAACGCCGCTTTTTGGCAAACGGGGCGTCAAAGTTGCTGATGGCACCCCCAGAACAATGGGACAGGATGGCAGCCACCTGAAAATGTTTGTCAACGACGGCGGTGTCAGACATTGTGCGATCGCTTGGGGGGCTGGCGATCAGATCGTCACTTTCAATCGTCCCAATGTCTCACTTGATGTCGCTTTTTCGCCTCAGATCAATGAGTGGCAGGGCACCCGATCCGTACAACTTATCCTTAAAGATTGGGAGGTACACGCCGAAGGCAGGGACATGAACTGGGACGTTTTTCCCAGACTTAACGACGCATCTTCCTTAAAACTTGTTGATCGGCGCAACACGAAGAAAAAGGACTATCTTTTAAAGTTGCTTGAAAGAGAAGAATCTTGTATAATTTATGTACAAGATGAAGAAATGCTGGACGCGCTGCTCACAAGGCTCTTACCAGAAAGCATTGAGGGCATCGCGAGGCACGATAAGGCAACATCCCGTGAAGAGGAAGCAGCCTTATTGAAGCAATTGGAGGTTGGCGAACTCCGAACTATCGCCTCAAGTAGTCGTTTATTAAGTCGCGAAGCATACCCTTTCGTGAAGCACATTGTCTTTTGCCATCTCACACCGAGTCCAGATCTCTTTTTCATGCGATGCGCGCCCATCTTTGCAACGGAAGAGACCTCCTACCTGCATCTTATCTACGGCGATGCAGATGGAGCAGAGATGCAGAATTGGATCGCTAAACAGTATCCCGAAAAAGCCGAATTACAGCAATTGTACGGCGGAATACGTAAAGTCATACAGTCCAACGGAGCGGAGGGATACGCTGAGGCAGCAATGCTAAATGGCACGTTCGGAGCACCCGCGACAGTTGAAACCGGACTGACGATCTTTGAAGAATTGGAGTTTATTGAGCGGTATGCGGAATCAGGACACAGACTTGTGAAACTCCGCCCTGCTCAGAAAAGTGATTTATCTCGTTCGCCAACTTACTTGAGAGGGCAATGGATTAAGCAGACGAGTCCCTCTTTCGTTGAGTTTCAGTTGAAAGAGAACATCGAATCTATGTGGGAGCGCATAGAACATGAGTATCAAATCGCTAATAAGCCAGATTCAGGCATATAA
- a CDS encoding AAA-like domain-containing protein, with the protein MRSFETRGPVYPEDNYVVARTDELSDFINRLEKGRYVALFAPRQTGKTTFFHRALETLATDVYFPIRIDFQASNNLEPAVFYQGLYEDICEEIETVFQKRGSASSPALTEFLDNTQITNHLSMRRFFRRFSNFLEHHHNRQKVVLIIDEFDGIPRAVLSDFLYSLRHIYLSGRDRCPHSVGIVGVKSITQLNYDRSISPFNIQDEFKLPNFALEQVRELLSQYTDEVGQPFDPAVIESIHKQTAGQPVLVNRFAQILTEEMDIPKTERITMEHFSKAHVQLLRERNTHTEHLVTNIRRDRRFEALLMKIASYDDGVEFNLDNEIINELATYGVIGEGADGLCEIVNPIYQYRVMQTFKPVVNGLEQDYLPEDTRAGFKDYLTPDGEIQMEALLDNFRDFIARAGFRILQVPETPQEYVGQHLLFAYLQQFVQIVGGMMYLEVQTGRGRMDILILHNQRKYIVETKIWGGAMRYAAGKAQLATYVKLEAAAAGYYVVFDHRKDSEPRVETETLDGFTIRSYVIPVIQERPSD; encoded by the coding sequence ATGCGAAGTTTTGAGACCCGCGGTCCTGTTTATCCTGAAGATAACTACGTCGTTGCCCGGACAGATGAACTTTCGGATTTCATCAATCGACTCGAAAAGGGCAGGTACGTCGCCCTATTCGCACCGCGACAGACCGGCAAAACCACGTTCTTCCATCGCGCTTTAGAGACACTCGCCACCGACGTATATTTCCCAATCCGGATCGATTTCCAAGCATCCAACAACCTTGAACCCGCCGTATTTTACCAAGGTCTCTACGAAGATATTTGTGAGGAAATAGAGACAGTATTCCAAAAACGTGGCAGCGCATCCTCTCCGGCTCTCACAGAATTTCTGGATAACACCCAAATTACGAATCATCTCTCCATGAGAAGATTCTTTCGACGGTTCTCAAATTTTCTTGAACACCATCATAATAGACAAAAAGTTGTGCTTATCATTGACGAATTTGACGGTATCCCACGAGCCGTTCTCAGCGATTTTCTGTATTCACTCCGTCACATCTACCTCTCGGGTCGAGATCGCTGTCCGCACAGCGTGGGTATCGTTGGGGTGAAGAGCATTACGCAACTCAATTACGACCGCTCTATTTCGCCTTTTAATATCCAAGACGAGTTCAAATTACCGAATTTCGCGCTTGAACAGGTACGTGAACTGCTTTCACAGTACACCGACGAAGTTGGGCAGCCTTTTGATCCGGCGGTCATTGAATCTATCCACAAACAGACGGCCGGGCAGCCTGTGCTTGTCAACCGGTTCGCCCAGATTCTTACGGAGGAGATGGACATCCCGAAAACTGAGCGGATCACAATGGAACACTTTTCAAAAGCACACGTGCAGCTCCTTCGCGAACGGAACACACATACTGAGCATTTGGTAACCAATATCCGCCGGGATCGGCGATTTGAGGCACTCCTGATGAAAATCGCTTCTTATGATGATGGTGTAGAATTCAACCTGGACAATGAAATCATTAATGAACTCGCGACTTACGGCGTTATCGGTGAAGGTGCTGATGGACTGTGTGAAATCGTCAATCCGATTTATCAGTACCGTGTCATGCAGACATTTAAACCTGTTGTCAATGGTTTAGAGCAAGACTATTTACCTGAAGACACCCGTGCCGGGTTTAAGGATTATCTCACACCCGATGGAGAGATTCAGATGGAAGCACTCCTTGATAACTTCCGGGATTTTATCGCACGCGCAGGTTTCAGGATACTACAAGTGCCAGAAACACCGCAAGAATACGTCGGTCAACATCTCCTTTTTGCCTATCTTCAGCAGTTTGTCCAGATCGTGGGTGGGATGATGTATCTGGAAGTACAAACCGGACGCGGCAGGATGGACATCCTCATTCTCCATAATCAGAGAAAATATATCGTAGAAACCAAGATATGGGGCGGGGCTATGCGCTATGCGGCAGGCAAGGCGCAACTCGCAACGTATGTTAAACTCGAAGCAGCTGCGGCAGGTTACTACGTCGTGTTTGATCACCGTAAAGATTCAGAACCTCGCGTAGAGACAGAGACATTAGACGGCTTTACGATTCGGAGTTACGTGATTCCCGTGATACAAGAACGCCCTTCAGATTAA
- a CDS encoding DUF971 domain-containing protein, whose protein sequence is MEKFQPTRIERGNTSLAVQWKDAYSGELSYRLLREKCPCAHCDAVRLGKDPFHILPSDDFFENLRLVDIQRVGRYAVRLVWSDGHRTGIYTFQFLRELSEGVS, encoded by the coding sequence ATGGAAAAATTTCAACCGACGCGCATTGAAAGAGGCAACACAAGTTTGGCAGTTCAATGGAAAGATGCGTACAGTGGCGAACTCTCCTACCGCCTCCTGCGCGAAAAATGTCCATGTGCCCATTGTGATGCGGTACGTTTGGGAAAAGACCCCTTCCATATTTTACCTTCCGATGATTTTTTTGAAAACTTACGGCTTGTGGATATTCAGCGAGTCGGACGCTATGCGGTGCGTTTGGTGTGGAGCGATGGACACCGTACTGGGATTTATACCTTCCAATTCTTACGCGAATTAAGTGAGGGTGTTTCATAA
- a CDS encoding glycosyltransferase family 4 protein produces the protein MPNKESHDFRRGSVKVAYITAGAAGMYCGTCIHDNMVATVLKKQGHNVSLIPTYTPTRTDEANVSMNRVFFGGVNVYLQQKLSIFRHTPWTFDKLLDSPTLLNGLARFSNSTDARDLGQLTVSMLRAEQGYQKKELAKLVKWLAEENKPDIVYLTNSMLVGFTREIKKALDVPVICALQGEDIFLQDIIEPYKTEALALLQERAADADGFVAPCDYYAQFMADAYLDVPVNKIDIVPLGLNMEGHGLLVEKPDPPPFIIGYLARICPEKGLHILVDAFHLVAETFGVNNVQLHVAGYLGKKDEPYLEELVNQIQAAGLAGSFVHHGEVTRTQKIDFLNRLHVFSVPTVYRESKGLSIIESLANGVPVVQPQHGTFPEMIRATEGGILVEPESAEAVAAGIIELLNDTEQRERLAETGKMNVHQKFNDATVAEQLLKVFEKYI, from the coding sequence ATGCCTAATAAAGAATCCCACGACTTTAGACGTGGGAGTGTCAAAGTTGCTTATATTACCGCAGGTGCTGCTGGCATGTACTGCGGCACTTGTATCCACGACAATATGGTTGCTACTGTCTTGAAGAAGCAGGGGCATAACGTTTCACTAATTCCTACCTATACGCCTACCCGAACGGATGAAGCAAACGTCAGCATGAATCGCGTCTTTTTTGGCGGCGTTAACGTCTATCTTCAGCAGAAACTCTCTATTTTTAGGCACACCCCGTGGACATTCGACAAACTACTCGACAGCCCGACACTGCTAAACGGATTGGCACGATTCAGCAATTCAACGGACGCTCGCGATCTTGGGCAACTCACTGTGTCTATGCTCCGTGCCGAGCAAGGGTATCAAAAGAAGGAATTAGCGAAGTTAGTCAAATGGCTCGCTGAGGAGAATAAACCCGATATCGTCTATCTCACCAATTCCATGCTCGTAGGTTTCACAAGAGAAATAAAGAAGGCGTTGGATGTGCCAGTTATCTGTGCCCTTCAAGGTGAGGACATCTTTCTCCAAGATATAATTGAACCTTACAAGACAGAAGCGTTAGCACTCCTCCAAGAACGGGCAGCGGATGCTGACGGCTTCGTCGCACCCTGTGACTACTATGCACAATTTATGGCAGACGCATATCTTGACGTACCTGTTAATAAAATTGATATAGTGCCGCTTGGGTTAAATATGGAAGGACACGGCTTGCTTGTCGAAAAACCCGACCCGCCCCCCTTCATTATCGGTTACTTAGCGCGGATCTGTCCAGAGAAAGGACTACATATCTTAGTAGATGCTTTCCATTTAGTAGCCGAAACATTCGGTGTTAATAACGTTCAACTGCATGTCGCTGGCTACCTCGGGAAGAAAGATGAACCGTATCTTGAGGAACTCGTAAACCAGATTCAGGCAGCTGGTTTAGCAGGCAGCTTTGTACATCACGGCGAGGTAACGCGTACGCAGAAAATTGATTTTCTCAACCGTCTACATGTCTTCTCCGTTCCCACTGTTTACCGTGAATCCAAAGGGTTATCGATTATAGAGTCGCTCGCCAACGGTGTACCGGTCGTCCAACCTCAGCACGGTACATTTCCTGAGATGATTCGTGCAACTGAAGGCGGAATTCTCGTGGAACCCGAATCTGCTGAGGCAGTCGCGGCGGGTATCATAGAACTCCTTAACGATACTGAACAGCGGGAACGTCTCGCGGAAACGGGAAAAATGAATGTCCACCAAAAGTTTAACGATGCGACAGTAGCAGAGCAACTCTTGAAAGTGTTTGAAAAGTATATCTAA
- the rpmB gene encoding 50S ribosomal protein L28, translated as MSRVCSICSKRPMTGNQISKSFKHTKRRWLPNLQRVRVQTESGPRRIRVCTKCLKSGKVSKVISRMPAAV; from the coding sequence ATGTCACGCGTCTGTAGTATTTGTAGTAAACGCCCGATGACGGGTAACCAGATTAGTAAATCATTTAAACACACAAAGCGGCGTTGGCTTCCAAATCTTCAACGGGTTCGGGTTCAAACGGAGTCAGGTCCGAGGCGGATCCGTGTATGTACGAAATGTCTGAAGAGTGGAAAAGTGAGCAAAGTTATATCGAGAATGCCTGCCGCTGTATAG
- a CDS encoding ferredoxin family protein, whose amino-acid sequence MTYVICEPCVDVKDSSCVDVCPVDCIHPLPDAEEFEEFNQLYIDPEECIDCGVCEPECPVEAIFMEEDVPEEWEEFIDINAEYFE is encoded by the coding sequence ATGACGTATGTGATTTGCGAACCGTGCGTTGACGTTAAGGATAGTTCGTGCGTTGATGTGTGTCCAGTGGACTGCATTCACCCCCTACCGGATGCTGAGGAGTTCGAGGAATTCAATCAGCTCTATATCGATCCAGAAGAGTGTATAGACTGTGGTGTATGCGAACCCGAATGTCCTGTTGAAGCTATCTTCATGGAAGAAGACGTTCCTGAAGAATGGGAAGAGTTCATTGATATCAACGCGGAGTACTTCGAATAA
- a CDS encoding amidohydrolase family protein, translating into MTTTDLTHHIQSIRLVDTHEHMKRETEWVENGPDILQDLFGNYVPADLVTAGASSKAMGNLMDASQDIASRFEGIRDAWEATQFTGYGEAVSLIAKHIYGLDELTGDGLASADNLKTLRTPGKRYHILHDLANLDHIQTDDFSWQCTPDTSGPDFFLYDLSWATFCGGQVDPSAIHAETGVEVKDLASLKHSMDALFAKHAPCAIAVKSQHAYNRTLDWIERSEAEASAALNAVLTKPAGDIDEATRLCLGDWCWARGVELTIEHNLPFKIHTGYYAGNDRMPVRRIPAGNMCALFARYLDAKFVLMHIAYPYNDELVALAKHYRNIWVDFCWAWSIDPYSSRDFLRRCIHAVPSNKLFAFGGDTGWPTSAMAYAIQARNEIRRALESEIADGYLTEKQAMAFATRIMNTNQYDCFDISGTRSNIAKAA; encoded by the coding sequence ATGACAACCACCGATTTAACACATCACATCCAATCTATCCGTCTTGTGGATACACACGAACACATGAAGCGCGAAACTGAATGGGTTGAAAATGGTCCCGATATCCTCCAAGACCTGTTCGGGAACTATGTGCCTGCCGATTTGGTAACCGCCGGTGCCTCTTCAAAAGCGATGGGTAACCTGATGGACGCTTCTCAAGACATCGCATCTCGATTTGAAGGTATCCGGGACGCATGGGAAGCGACACAATTTACTGGGTATGGCGAGGCGGTTAGCCTCATTGCGAAACATATCTATGGACTCGACGAACTCACAGGTGATGGTCTCGCGAGTGCCGATAACCTAAAGACGCTTCGCACGCCAGGCAAACGTTATCACATTTTACACGATCTCGCGAATCTTGACCACATTCAAACAGACGATTTTAGTTGGCAGTGCACGCCAGACACTTCTGGTCCCGATTTTTTTCTCTACGATCTCTCGTGGGCAACGTTCTGTGGCGGACAAGTGGATCCGAGTGCGATCCACGCCGAAACGGGTGTTGAAGTCAAGGACCTCGCTTCTCTTAAACACAGCATGGATGCACTTTTCGCGAAACATGCCCCGTGTGCGATCGCCGTAAAATCGCAACACGCCTATAACCGTACACTCGACTGGATCGAAAGAAGCGAGGCAGAGGCTTCTGCTGCGCTGAATGCCGTTCTCACAAAACCCGCCGGAGACATTGATGAGGCAACGCGCCTCTGTCTCGGTGATTGGTGCTGGGCACGTGGCGTTGAACTCACGATTGAACACAACCTCCCTTTCAAAATTCACACCGGCTATTATGCAGGGAACGATCGGATGCCGGTGCGTCGCATCCCTGCCGGTAATATGTGCGCGCTCTTCGCTCGCTATCTTGATGCGAAGTTTGTCCTGATGCACATCGCCTACCCTTATAACGATGAACTGGTTGCACTCGCCAAGCATTACCGCAATATTTGGGTAGACTTCTGTTGGGCGTGGAGCATTGATCCGTACAGTTCCCGTGATTTTCTCCGTCGGTGCATCCACGCCGTCCCGTCAAATAAATTGTTCGCTTTCGGCGGCGATACGGGGTGGCCAACGAGCGCGATGGCTTATGCGATTCAAGCAAGAAACGAAATCCGACGCGCCCTTGAATCCGAAATTGCAGACGGGTACCTCACGGAAAAACAGGCGATGGCGTTCGCGACACGGATTATGAATACGAACCAGTACGACTGCTTTGACATAAGCGGCACCCGCTCGAATATTGCCAAAGCTGCGTAG
- a CDS encoding bifunctional (p)ppGpp synthetase/guanosine-3',5'-bis(diphosphate) 3'-pyrophosphohydrolase produces the protein MSIKSLISQIQAYNPDTEVELLERCYRFAQEAHDGQQRKSGEPYFTHCFKTAEILAELHLDTHTICAGLMHDVLEDTGITRQELQVRFGANIANLVEGVTKIGKYRPSVSAPNANTPITVEDRVHRKRQAETYRKLLLATAEDMRVILIKLADRLHNMETLKFLTSEKCQRIAKETLEIYAPIAHRLGIWRIMSRLEDLAFKHLYPSEYRKIADLLNQKLTEREAYCDTMVKQICQVLEKRGVYADVHGRTKHIYSIYQKMQQKGTPFSEIRDLVGLRVLVKTEPDCYMALGALHHKWNYHPDRLRDWIGQPKKNGYQSLHTTILDDGKPVEIQIRSYQMHKVAEDGIAAHWSYKEGVPTSKQGRSILASYKQILEEIQETQDSPHQFVESMKLELFQDEVYIFSPKGDLFKLPAGATVIDFAYKIHTDIGHTCVGAEVNGSVAPIRRVLENGDQVNIRTQSNGKPSRSWLPHVKTATARGKIRHWFREKDRADALELGKKFLAAELRTFYLNAREYLNSPELLNIAKQLKLKNLEELFVRIGNGDESAIQVVNLLKPEVPKPETETAEAVKPKRKPESSPAIQLENDIDLGMMRIMKCCNPIPGDEVVGYLTRGRGVSVHRAGCIRILEEPERLLVVKWFEKSMSENGDHPPDVYPVKILVECSDRPGMLGAITTAIAQYKVNIRCGTFQPSTVHLDATAADNLTIDVTGAEQLDKVMEAIRQLKGVQRVTRMS, from the coding sequence ATGAGTATCAAATCGCTAATAAGCCAGATTCAGGCATATAATCCGGACACAGAAGTTGAACTTCTTGAGCGTTGCTACCGCTTCGCGCAAGAAGCACATGACGGACAACAGCGAAAGTCTGGCGAACCTTATTTTACGCATTGCTTTAAAACCGCTGAGATCCTCGCAGAACTCCACCTTGATACCCACACGATCTGTGCCGGACTCATGCACGATGTCCTCGAAGATACAGGCATCACGCGCCAGGAACTGCAGGTCCGCTTCGGGGCGAACATTGCGAATCTGGTTGAAGGTGTCACGAAAATTGGGAAATATAGACCGAGCGTCAGTGCCCCGAATGCCAATACACCGATCACCGTTGAAGATCGCGTCCACCGCAAACGCCAAGCAGAAACCTACCGGAAACTCCTCTTAGCAACAGCAGAAGATATGCGGGTCATCCTTATTAAACTCGCTGACCGACTTCATAACATGGAGACGTTGAAGTTCCTGACCAGCGAGAAATGTCAACGCATTGCAAAAGAGACATTGGAGATTTACGCACCGATCGCCCACCGACTGGGCATATGGCGTATCATGAGCCGTCTTGAGGACTTGGCATTCAAACACCTCTACCCCAGCGAATATCGCAAAATTGCCGATCTCCTGAACCAGAAACTCACCGAGCGCGAGGCGTACTGTGATACAATGGTGAAACAGATTTGCCAAGTCCTTGAAAAACGCGGGGTCTATGCCGATGTCCACGGCAGGACAAAGCATATCTATAGTATCTACCAGAAGATGCAACAGAAAGGGACTCCTTTCAGCGAGATCCGAGATCTCGTTGGGCTCCGCGTCCTTGTTAAGACTGAACCTGACTGCTACATGGCACTCGGGGCACTCCACCACAAATGGAATTACCATCCCGACCGACTTCGAGACTGGATCGGACAACCTAAGAAAAACGGGTATCAGTCACTCCATACCACGATTTTAGATGACGGTAAACCCGTTGAGATACAGATCCGGAGTTATCAGATGCATAAAGTGGCTGAGGATGGCATTGCTGCGCATTGGAGCTATAAGGAGGGCGTACCGACAAGTAAACAGGGACGCTCCATCCTCGCGAGTTATAAGCAGATACTTGAAGAGATACAAGAGACACAGGATAGTCCGCATCAGTTCGTGGAATCGATGAAGTTGGAACTCTTCCAAGATGAAGTGTACATTTTTTCACCGAAAGGCGACCTTTTTAAACTACCGGCGGGCGCGACGGTTATCGATTTCGCCTATAAAATCCATACGGATATCGGACATACATGTGTCGGGGCGGAAGTGAATGGATCTGTTGCCCCAATCCGACGGGTACTTGAGAATGGAGACCAAGTCAATATTCGGACACAATCCAATGGAAAACCGAGTCGAAGTTGGTTGCCGCATGTGAAAACGGCTACGGCACGCGGTAAAATAAGGCATTGGTTCCGCGAAAAGGATAGGGCGGACGCTCTGGAATTAGGTAAGAAATTTCTCGCGGCGGAATTACGTACCTTCTATCTTAACGCACGCGAGTATCTCAACTCCCCGGAACTCCTCAATATTGCCAAACAACTCAAACTCAAAAATCTTGAAGAACTCTTCGTACGCATTGGCAACGGGGATGAGTCGGCTATCCAGGTCGTCAATCTCTTGAAACCTGAGGTGCCGAAACCTGAAACCGAAACGGCAGAAGCGGTTAAACCGAAACGGAAACCAGAATCATCACCGGCTATCCAACTCGAAAATGATATTGACTTAGGGATGATGCGGATCATGAAATGTTGTAACCCGATCCCTGGTGATGAAGTCGTCGGCTACCTGACTCGCGGACGCGGCGTTTCTGTACATAGAGCCGGATGCATCCGCATCCTTGAAGAACCGGAACGACTCTTGGTAGTCAAGTGGTTTGAAAAGTCGATGTCCGAAAACGGAGACCACCCGCCTGATGTCTATCCTGTCAAAATCCTCGTCGAATGCAGCGATCGTCCCGGAATGCTCGGTGCAATCACAACTGCTATCGCACAATACAAAGTGAACATCCGCTGTGGCACCTTCCAACCCTCGACTGTCCATCTTGACGCTACGGCTGCTGACAACCTCACAATAGATGTAACAGGTGCTGAGCAGCTGGATAAAGTCATGGAAGCGATTCGCCAACTAAAAGGCGTACAACGCGTCACCCGTATGTCCTAA